The following proteins come from a genomic window of Carassius gibelio isolate Cgi1373 ecotype wild population from Czech Republic chromosome B8, carGib1.2-hapl.c, whole genome shotgun sequence:
- the LOC127962979 gene encoding myotubularin-related protein 3 isoform X3 has translation MEEEGQQSLECIQANQIFPRKPPVLDDDDLQVPFPELHGECTTFVGRAEDAIIAMSSYRLHIKFKESVVNNCSCEVSVPLQLIESVECRDMFQMHITCKDCKVIRCQFSTFEQCQEWLKRLNTAVRPPSQIEELFSFAFHAWCVEKEQHGDLCRPGDHVLSRFHNEVERMGFDTQNAWRVCEINNKYKLCSSYPQLLLVPAWITDKELENVAGFRSWKRIPAVVYRHQSTGAVIARCGQPEVSWWGWRNADDEHLVQSIARACAVDSSSCKGVSNGSFSHEYTNGADLSDVDFDSSMTNSSEVETLAIQPRKLLILDARSYAAAVANRAKGGGCECPEYYPNCEVVFMGMANIHSIRKSFQSLRFLCTQMPDPANWLSALESTKWLQHLSLLLKASLLVVNAVDRDHRPVLVHCSDGWDRTPQIVALAKLLLDPYYRTIEGFQVLVETEWLDFGHKFADRCGHGENAEDLNERCPVFLQWLDCVHQLHRQFPCSFEFNEAFLVKLVQHTYSCLFGTFLCNSGKEREDRHIQERTCSVWSLLRAANRSFRNMLYSSHSETVLHPVCHVRNLMLWTAVYLPSSSPTTPSDDSCAPYPAPGANPEDQPLGRRPKTRSFDNLPSACEVGNPLTSNRRSSDPSLNEKWQDHRRSLELNIGTGADGATSPDSDERVNGQTVVGLMGTLPNGGTENGDRLGDVRLPVVDGVGEAELTVGVAAGQMENILQEATKDESPPESHRDTKADHTNKTSALNGESNDGACPQEGSVEAQLTADAQESRAKRLGDANVSGHFSEDGIPSEASSALGQENSGSPDLEEVVEKHAIPEYNPSRNTNNIPPNGLRTVSNSHGRETIEREKRLSLLESSTETLTEDLGVRPESLGPLSIPPPLKTLAESSCLKQGLHADPRTLNNTLKCPSASAFPPITDVLDPVCNGDSPDPEPSTPQWVPRTNGERATLSRQVSLASCGSLTLQARGACSHHRCLHLGFLGRPSFSPPEPPSARSHLDDDGLTLHTDAVQQRLRQIEAGHQLEVEALKRQVQELWSRLESHQAAGMLRLNGDMGDEVTSITDSDFNLEHNCLSRCSTELFSEASWEQVDKQDTEVTRWYPDHLAAQCYGCERGFWLATRRHHCRNCGNVFCGSCCDQKIPVPSQQLFEPSRVCKWCFSSLQPPAPPLSTELDKPITASSN, from the exons GAGGAGGAGGGGCAGCAGAGTCTGGAGTGCATCCAGGCCAATCAGATCTTCCCTCGCAAGCCCCCTGTCCTGGACGATGACGATCTTCAG GTGCCCTTCCCAGAGTTGCATGGAGAGTGTACAACGTTCGTGGGCAGGGCGGAGGATGCCATCATTGCCATGTCCAGCTACCGCCTGCACATCAAGTTCAAGGAGTCGGTTGTTAAT AATTGTTCGTGTGAGGTGTCA gTTCCCTTGCAGCTGATAGAAAGTGTAGAATGTCGAGACATGTTCCAAATGCACATCACCTGCAAAGACTGCAAGGTCATCAG GTGTCAGTTTTCCACGTTTGAGCAGTGTCAGGAGTGGCTGAAGAGGCTGAACACTGCGGTCCGTCCCCCGTCCCAGATAGAGGAGCTCTTTTCCTTCGCCTTCCACGCATGGTGCGTTGAGAAGGAACAGCACGGGGATCTGTGTAGGCCAG GTGATCATGTGCTGTCACGTTTCCATAACGAGGTGGAGCGGATGGGCTTTGACACTCAGAACGCCTGGAGAGTGTGTGAGATCAACAATAAGTACAA GTTGTGCTCCAGCTACCCTCAGCTGCTGCTGGTGCCAGCCTGGATCACTGATAAAGAGCTGGAGAATGTGGCGGGCTTCCGTTCCTGGAAGAGGATTCCGGCCGTGGTTTACAG GCACCAGAGCACAGGGGCAGTGATCGCTCGCTGTGGTCAGCCTGAGGTCAGCTGGTGGGGCTGGAGGAACGCAGATGATGAGCACCTGGTGCAGTCCATCGCCAGAGCCTGTGCTGTGGACAGCAGCTCCTGTAAAGGCGTCTCCAACGGCTCCTTCTCCCACGAGTACACAAACGGAGCTGATCTCTCAGATGTGGACTTCG ACTCGTCTATGACTAACAGCTCAGAGGTGGAGACACTGGCCATCCAACCTCGAAAGCTTCTGATCCTGGACGCCAGGTCATACGCCGCTGCCGTCGCCAACAGAGCCAAAGGAGGAGGGTGTGAATGCCcag AGTACTACCCTAACTGTGAGGTGGTGTTTATGGGTATGGCCAACATTCATTCCATCCGCAAGAGTTTCCAGTCTCTGCGCTTCCTCTGCACACAGATGCCTGATCCAGCCAA CTGGCTGTCTGCTCTGGAGAGCACAAAGTGGCTGCAGCATCTGTCCCTGCTTCTCAAGGCGTCTCTCCTCGTCGTGAACGCTGTGGACCGCGACCACAGGCCTGTGCTGGTGCACTGCTCAGACGGATGGGATCGCACCCCTCAGATAGTGGCGCTGGCCAAACTCCTGCTGGACCCCTACTACCGCACCATTGAG GGTTTCCAGGTGCTGGTTGAGACCGAGTGGTTAGACTTCGGTCACAAGTTCGCAGACCGCTGTGGTCACGGAGAAAACGCGGAGGACTTGAACGAGAGATGTCCTGTGTTCCTGCAGTGGTTAGACTGTGTGCACCAGCTCCACAGACAATTCCCATGCTCCTTCGAGTTCAACGAAGCCTTTCTG GTGAAGCTAGTGCAGCACACGTACTCGTGTCTGTTCGGGACGTTCCTGTGTAACAGCgggaaggagagagaggacagaCACATTCAGGAAAGAACCTGCTCCGTTTGGTCCCTCCTCAGAGCAGCCAACCGCTCCTTCAGAAACATGCTGTACTCCTCTCATTCAGAGACC GTGCTTCATCCTGTGTGTCACGTACGCAATCTCATGTTGTGGACAGCAGTTTACCTTCCCAGCTCTTCACCCACGACCCCTTCAGATGACTCCTGTGCCCCCTACCCAGCACCTGGTGCCAACCCTGAGGACCAGCCCCTCGGCAG GCGTCCTAAAACCCGCTCGTTCGATAACCTGCCCAGCGCTTGTGAAGTGGGAAACCCGCTGACCTCCAATCGACGTTCCAGCGACCCCAGTTTGAATGAGAAATGGCAGGACCATCGCAGGTCTCTGGAGCTCAACATCGGGACAGGAGCTGACGGTGCTACATCTCCAGACTCAGATGAGAGGGTCAACGGACAAACTGTGGTGGGGCTTATGGGAACATTGCCCAATGGGGGCACAGAGAATGGGGACAGGCTCGGGGATGTCAGGTTGCCAGTGGTGGACGGCGTCGGCGAGGCAGAGCTAACAGTTGGTGTGGCTGCGGGCCAAATGGAGAACATTCTCCAGGAAGCTACAAAAGACGAATCGCCACCAGAAAGCCACAGAGACACAAAGGCAGACCACACTAACAAAACCTCCGCTCTAAACGGAGAGAGTAATGATGGTGCATGTCCACAAGAGGGCAGTGTTGAGGCACAACTAACTGCTGATGCTCAGGAGAGCAGAGCTAAACGCCTTGGAGATGCAAATGtcagtggacatttttcagaaGACGGTATTCCTTCTGAAGCATCATCTGCTCTCGGCCAGGAAAACTCGGGAAGCCCAGACTTAGAAGAAGTAGTCGAGAAACATGCGATACCAGAATACAATCCTTCTCGTAACACGAATAATATCCCTCCCAATGGCCTCAGGACTGTGAGTAACAGCCATGGGCGAGAAACCATTGAGCGGGAGAAACGTCTTTCTCTTTTGGAGAGCTCCACAGAGACGCTTACGGAGGACTTGGGCGTTCGGCCTGAGAGTCTGGGACCTTTAAGCATTCCACCTCCTCTTAAAACCCTTGCTGAATCATCGTGCCTCAAACAGGGTCTTCATGCCGACCCCAGGACTTTAAACAACACCCTCAAATGTCCATCTGCCAGTGCCTTTCCTCCCATCACTGATGTCCTCGATCCGGTGTGCAACGGAGACTCCCCCGACCCTGAGCCCTCCACACCACAATGGGTGCCACGCACGAACGGGGAACGGGCAACGCTCAGCCGCCAGGTGTCTCTCGCCAGCTGTGGCTCGCTGACCCTCCAAGCACGGGGCGCCTGCTCCCACCATCGCTGCCTGCACTTAGGGTTTCTGGGTCGGCCGAGCTTCAGTCCCCCAGAACCCCCTTCGGCCCGGAGCCATCTGGACGATGACGGGTTGACCCTGCACACAGACGCAGTGCAGCAGCGGCTGCGGCAGATCGAAGCCGGTCACCAGCTGGAGGTGGAAGCTCTGAAGAGACAGGTACAGGAGCTCTGGAGCCGTCTGGAGAGCCACCAGGCCGCTGGGATGCTGCGACTCAACGGAGACATGGGTGATGAAGTG ACCTCAATCACAGACTCTGACTTCAACCTGGAGCACAACTGTCTGTCCCGCTGCAGCACTGAACTCTTCTCTGAGGCCAGCTGGGAGCAGGTGGACAAGCAGGACACTGAG GTGACCCGGTGGTACCCGGATCATCTGGCCGCTCAGTGCTACGGCTGTGAGAGAGGATTCTGGCTGGCCACTAGAAGACATCACTGCAG GAATTGTGGGAATGTGTTCTGTGGCAGCTGTTGCGATCAGAAGATCCCGGTGCCAAGCCAGCAGTTGTTTGAGCCCAGTCGCGTGTGCAAGTGGTGTTTCAGCAGCCTGCAGCCTCCCGCTCCGCCTCTGAGCACCGAGCTGGACAAACCCATCACCGCCAGCTCCAACTGA
- the LOC127962979 gene encoding myotubularin-related protein 3 isoform X1, which translates to MEEEGQQSLECIQANQIFPRKPPVLDDDDLQVPFPELHGECTTFVGRAEDAIIAMSSYRLHIKFKESVVNNCSCEVSVPLQLIESVECRDMFQMHITCKDCKVIRCQFSTFEQCQEWLKRLNTAVRPPSQIEELFSFAFHAWCVEKEQHGDLCRPGDHVLSRFHNEVERMGFDTQNAWRVCEINNKYKLCSSYPQLLLVPAWITDKELENVAGFRSWKRIPAVVYRHQSTGAVIARCGQPEVSWWGWRNADDEHLVQSIARACAVDSSSCKGVSNGSFSHEYTNGADLSDVDFDSSMTNSSEVETLAIQPRKLLILDARSYAAAVANRAKGGGCECPEYYPNCEVVFMGMANIHSIRKSFQSLRFLCTQMPDPANWLSALESTKWLQHLSLLLKASLLVVNAVDRDHRPVLVHCSDGWDRTPQIVALAKLLLDPYYRTIEGFQVLVETEWLDFGHKFADRCGHGENAEDLNERCPVFLQWLDCVHQLHRQFPCSFEFNEAFLVKLVQHTYSCLFGTFLCNSGKEREDRHIQERTCSVWSLLRAANRSFRNMLYSSHSETVLHPVCHVRNLMLWTAVYLPSSSPTTPSDDSCAPYPAPGANPEDQPLGRRPKTRSFDNLPSACEVGNPLTSNRRSSDPSLNEKWQDHRRSLELNIGTGADGATSPDSDERVNGQTVVGLMGTLPNGGTENGDRLGDVRLPVVDGVGEAELTVGVAAGQMENILQEATKDESPPESHRDTKADHTNKTSALNGESNDGACPQEGSVEAQLTADAQESRAKRLGDANVSGHFSEDGIPSEASSALGQENSGSPDLEEVVEKHAIPEYNPSRNTNNIPPNGLRTVSNSHGRETIEREKRLSLLESSTETLTEDLGVRPESLGPLSIPPPLKTLAESSCLKQGLHADPRTLNNTLKCPSASAFPPITDVLDPVCNGDSPDPEPSTPQWVPRTNGERATLSRQVSLASCGSLTLQARGACSHHRCLHLGFLGRPSFSPPEPPSARSHLDDDGLTLHTDAVQQRLRQIEAGHQLEVEALKRQVQELWSRLESHQAAGMLRLNGDMGDEVTSITDSDFNLEHNCLSRCSTELFSEASWEQVDKQDTEVTRWYPDHLAAQCYGCERGFWLATRRHHCRGKERVEEVWNCGNVFCGSCCDQKIPVPSQQLFEPSRVCKWCFSSLQPPAPPLSTELDKPITASSN; encoded by the exons GAGGAGGAGGGGCAGCAGAGTCTGGAGTGCATCCAGGCCAATCAGATCTTCCCTCGCAAGCCCCCTGTCCTGGACGATGACGATCTTCAG GTGCCCTTCCCAGAGTTGCATGGAGAGTGTACAACGTTCGTGGGCAGGGCGGAGGATGCCATCATTGCCATGTCCAGCTACCGCCTGCACATCAAGTTCAAGGAGTCGGTTGTTAAT AATTGTTCGTGTGAGGTGTCA gTTCCCTTGCAGCTGATAGAAAGTGTAGAATGTCGAGACATGTTCCAAATGCACATCACCTGCAAAGACTGCAAGGTCATCAG GTGTCAGTTTTCCACGTTTGAGCAGTGTCAGGAGTGGCTGAAGAGGCTGAACACTGCGGTCCGTCCCCCGTCCCAGATAGAGGAGCTCTTTTCCTTCGCCTTCCACGCATGGTGCGTTGAGAAGGAACAGCACGGGGATCTGTGTAGGCCAG GTGATCATGTGCTGTCACGTTTCCATAACGAGGTGGAGCGGATGGGCTTTGACACTCAGAACGCCTGGAGAGTGTGTGAGATCAACAATAAGTACAA GTTGTGCTCCAGCTACCCTCAGCTGCTGCTGGTGCCAGCCTGGATCACTGATAAAGAGCTGGAGAATGTGGCGGGCTTCCGTTCCTGGAAGAGGATTCCGGCCGTGGTTTACAG GCACCAGAGCACAGGGGCAGTGATCGCTCGCTGTGGTCAGCCTGAGGTCAGCTGGTGGGGCTGGAGGAACGCAGATGATGAGCACCTGGTGCAGTCCATCGCCAGAGCCTGTGCTGTGGACAGCAGCTCCTGTAAAGGCGTCTCCAACGGCTCCTTCTCCCACGAGTACACAAACGGAGCTGATCTCTCAGATGTGGACTTCG ACTCGTCTATGACTAACAGCTCAGAGGTGGAGACACTGGCCATCCAACCTCGAAAGCTTCTGATCCTGGACGCCAGGTCATACGCCGCTGCCGTCGCCAACAGAGCCAAAGGAGGAGGGTGTGAATGCCcag AGTACTACCCTAACTGTGAGGTGGTGTTTATGGGTATGGCCAACATTCATTCCATCCGCAAGAGTTTCCAGTCTCTGCGCTTCCTCTGCACACAGATGCCTGATCCAGCCAA CTGGCTGTCTGCTCTGGAGAGCACAAAGTGGCTGCAGCATCTGTCCCTGCTTCTCAAGGCGTCTCTCCTCGTCGTGAACGCTGTGGACCGCGACCACAGGCCTGTGCTGGTGCACTGCTCAGACGGATGGGATCGCACCCCTCAGATAGTGGCGCTGGCCAAACTCCTGCTGGACCCCTACTACCGCACCATTGAG GGTTTCCAGGTGCTGGTTGAGACCGAGTGGTTAGACTTCGGTCACAAGTTCGCAGACCGCTGTGGTCACGGAGAAAACGCGGAGGACTTGAACGAGAGATGTCCTGTGTTCCTGCAGTGGTTAGACTGTGTGCACCAGCTCCACAGACAATTCCCATGCTCCTTCGAGTTCAACGAAGCCTTTCTG GTGAAGCTAGTGCAGCACACGTACTCGTGTCTGTTCGGGACGTTCCTGTGTAACAGCgggaaggagagagaggacagaCACATTCAGGAAAGAACCTGCTCCGTTTGGTCCCTCCTCAGAGCAGCCAACCGCTCCTTCAGAAACATGCTGTACTCCTCTCATTCAGAGACC GTGCTTCATCCTGTGTGTCACGTACGCAATCTCATGTTGTGGACAGCAGTTTACCTTCCCAGCTCTTCACCCACGACCCCTTCAGATGACTCCTGTGCCCCCTACCCAGCACCTGGTGCCAACCCTGAGGACCAGCCCCTCGGCAG GCGTCCTAAAACCCGCTCGTTCGATAACCTGCCCAGCGCTTGTGAAGTGGGAAACCCGCTGACCTCCAATCGACGTTCCAGCGACCCCAGTTTGAATGAGAAATGGCAGGACCATCGCAGGTCTCTGGAGCTCAACATCGGGACAGGAGCTGACGGTGCTACATCTCCAGACTCAGATGAGAGGGTCAACGGACAAACTGTGGTGGGGCTTATGGGAACATTGCCCAATGGGGGCACAGAGAATGGGGACAGGCTCGGGGATGTCAGGTTGCCAGTGGTGGACGGCGTCGGCGAGGCAGAGCTAACAGTTGGTGTGGCTGCGGGCCAAATGGAGAACATTCTCCAGGAAGCTACAAAAGACGAATCGCCACCAGAAAGCCACAGAGACACAAAGGCAGACCACACTAACAAAACCTCCGCTCTAAACGGAGAGAGTAATGATGGTGCATGTCCACAAGAGGGCAGTGTTGAGGCACAACTAACTGCTGATGCTCAGGAGAGCAGAGCTAAACGCCTTGGAGATGCAAATGtcagtggacatttttcagaaGACGGTATTCCTTCTGAAGCATCATCTGCTCTCGGCCAGGAAAACTCGGGAAGCCCAGACTTAGAAGAAGTAGTCGAGAAACATGCGATACCAGAATACAATCCTTCTCGTAACACGAATAATATCCCTCCCAATGGCCTCAGGACTGTGAGTAACAGCCATGGGCGAGAAACCATTGAGCGGGAGAAACGTCTTTCTCTTTTGGAGAGCTCCACAGAGACGCTTACGGAGGACTTGGGCGTTCGGCCTGAGAGTCTGGGACCTTTAAGCATTCCACCTCCTCTTAAAACCCTTGCTGAATCATCGTGCCTCAAACAGGGTCTTCATGCCGACCCCAGGACTTTAAACAACACCCTCAAATGTCCATCTGCCAGTGCCTTTCCTCCCATCACTGATGTCCTCGATCCGGTGTGCAACGGAGACTCCCCCGACCCTGAGCCCTCCACACCACAATGGGTGCCACGCACGAACGGGGAACGGGCAACGCTCAGCCGCCAGGTGTCTCTCGCCAGCTGTGGCTCGCTGACCCTCCAAGCACGGGGCGCCTGCTCCCACCATCGCTGCCTGCACTTAGGGTTTCTGGGTCGGCCGAGCTTCAGTCCCCCAGAACCCCCTTCGGCCCGGAGCCATCTGGACGATGACGGGTTGACCCTGCACACAGACGCAGTGCAGCAGCGGCTGCGGCAGATCGAAGCCGGTCACCAGCTGGAGGTGGAAGCTCTGAAGAGACAGGTACAGGAGCTCTGGAGCCGTCTGGAGAGCCACCAGGCCGCTGGGATGCTGCGACTCAACGGAGACATGGGTGATGAAGTG ACCTCAATCACAGACTCTGACTTCAACCTGGAGCACAACTGTCTGTCCCGCTGCAGCACTGAACTCTTCTCTGAGGCCAGCTGGGAGCAGGTGGACAAGCAGGACACTGAG GTGACCCGGTGGTACCCGGATCATCTGGCCGCTCAGTGCTACGGCTGTGAGAGAGGATTCTGGCTGGCCACTAGAAGACATCACTGCAG AGGCAAGGAGCGTGTGGAAGAGGTTTG GAATTGTGGGAATGTGTTCTGTGGCAGCTGTTGCGATCAGAAGATCCCGGTGCCAAGCCAGCAGTTGTTTGAGCCCAGTCGCGTGTGCAAGTGGTGTTTCAGCAGCCTGCAGCCTCCCGCTCCGCCTCTGAGCACCGAGCTGGACAAACCCATCACCGCCAGCTCCAACTGA
- the LOC127962979 gene encoding myotubularin-related protein 3 isoform X4 — translation MEEEGQQSLECIQANQIFPRKPPVLDDDDLQVPFPELHGECTTFVGRAEDAIIAMSSYRLHIKFKESVVNVPLQLIESVECRDMFQMHITCKDCKVIRCQFSTFEQCQEWLKRLNTAVRPPSQIEELFSFAFHAWCVEKEQHGDLCRPGDHVLSRFHNEVERMGFDTQNAWRVCEINNKYKLCSSYPQLLLVPAWITDKELENVAGFRSWKRIPAVVYRHQSTGAVIARCGQPEVSWWGWRNADDEHLVQSIARACAVDSSSCKGVSNGSFSHEYTNGADLSDVDFDSSMTNSSEVETLAIQPRKLLILDARSYAAAVANRAKGGGCECPEYYPNCEVVFMGMANIHSIRKSFQSLRFLCTQMPDPANWLSALESTKWLQHLSLLLKASLLVVNAVDRDHRPVLVHCSDGWDRTPQIVALAKLLLDPYYRTIEGFQVLVETEWLDFGHKFADRCGHGENAEDLNERCPVFLQWLDCVHQLHRQFPCSFEFNEAFLVKLVQHTYSCLFGTFLCNSGKEREDRHIQERTCSVWSLLRAANRSFRNMLYSSHSETVLHPVCHVRNLMLWTAVYLPSSSPTTPSDDSCAPYPAPGANPEDQPLGRRPKTRSFDNLPSACEVGNPLTSNRRSSDPSLNEKWQDHRRSLELNIGTGADGATSPDSDERVNGQTVVGLMGTLPNGGTENGDRLGDVRLPVVDGVGEAELTVGVAAGQMENILQEATKDESPPESHRDTKADHTNKTSALNGESNDGACPQEGSVEAQLTADAQESRAKRLGDANVSGHFSEDGIPSEASSALGQENSGSPDLEEVVEKHAIPEYNPSRNTNNIPPNGLRTVSNSHGRETIEREKRLSLLESSTETLTEDLGVRPESLGPLSIPPPLKTLAESSCLKQGLHADPRTLNNTLKCPSASAFPPITDVLDPVCNGDSPDPEPSTPQWVPRTNGERATLSRQVSLASCGSLTLQARGACSHHRCLHLGFLGRPSFSPPEPPSARSHLDDDGLTLHTDAVQQRLRQIEAGHQLEVEALKRQVQELWSRLESHQAAGMLRLNGDMGDEVTSITDSDFNLEHNCLSRCSTELFSEASWEQVDKQDTEVTRWYPDHLAAQCYGCERGFWLATRRHHCRNCGNVFCGSCCDQKIPVPSQQLFEPSRVCKWCFSSLQPPAPPLSTELDKPITASSN, via the exons GAGGAGGAGGGGCAGCAGAGTCTGGAGTGCATCCAGGCCAATCAGATCTTCCCTCGCAAGCCCCCTGTCCTGGACGATGACGATCTTCAG GTGCCCTTCCCAGAGTTGCATGGAGAGTGTACAACGTTCGTGGGCAGGGCGGAGGATGCCATCATTGCCATGTCCAGCTACCGCCTGCACATCAAGTTCAAGGAGTCGGTTGTTAAT gTTCCCTTGCAGCTGATAGAAAGTGTAGAATGTCGAGACATGTTCCAAATGCACATCACCTGCAAAGACTGCAAGGTCATCAG GTGTCAGTTTTCCACGTTTGAGCAGTGTCAGGAGTGGCTGAAGAGGCTGAACACTGCGGTCCGTCCCCCGTCCCAGATAGAGGAGCTCTTTTCCTTCGCCTTCCACGCATGGTGCGTTGAGAAGGAACAGCACGGGGATCTGTGTAGGCCAG GTGATCATGTGCTGTCACGTTTCCATAACGAGGTGGAGCGGATGGGCTTTGACACTCAGAACGCCTGGAGAGTGTGTGAGATCAACAATAAGTACAA GTTGTGCTCCAGCTACCCTCAGCTGCTGCTGGTGCCAGCCTGGATCACTGATAAAGAGCTGGAGAATGTGGCGGGCTTCCGTTCCTGGAAGAGGATTCCGGCCGTGGTTTACAG GCACCAGAGCACAGGGGCAGTGATCGCTCGCTGTGGTCAGCCTGAGGTCAGCTGGTGGGGCTGGAGGAACGCAGATGATGAGCACCTGGTGCAGTCCATCGCCAGAGCCTGTGCTGTGGACAGCAGCTCCTGTAAAGGCGTCTCCAACGGCTCCTTCTCCCACGAGTACACAAACGGAGCTGATCTCTCAGATGTGGACTTCG ACTCGTCTATGACTAACAGCTCAGAGGTGGAGACACTGGCCATCCAACCTCGAAAGCTTCTGATCCTGGACGCCAGGTCATACGCCGCTGCCGTCGCCAACAGAGCCAAAGGAGGAGGGTGTGAATGCCcag AGTACTACCCTAACTGTGAGGTGGTGTTTATGGGTATGGCCAACATTCATTCCATCCGCAAGAGTTTCCAGTCTCTGCGCTTCCTCTGCACACAGATGCCTGATCCAGCCAA CTGGCTGTCTGCTCTGGAGAGCACAAAGTGGCTGCAGCATCTGTCCCTGCTTCTCAAGGCGTCTCTCCTCGTCGTGAACGCTGTGGACCGCGACCACAGGCCTGTGCTGGTGCACTGCTCAGACGGATGGGATCGCACCCCTCAGATAGTGGCGCTGGCCAAACTCCTGCTGGACCCCTACTACCGCACCATTGAG GGTTTCCAGGTGCTGGTTGAGACCGAGTGGTTAGACTTCGGTCACAAGTTCGCAGACCGCTGTGGTCACGGAGAAAACGCGGAGGACTTGAACGAGAGATGTCCTGTGTTCCTGCAGTGGTTAGACTGTGTGCACCAGCTCCACAGACAATTCCCATGCTCCTTCGAGTTCAACGAAGCCTTTCTG GTGAAGCTAGTGCAGCACACGTACTCGTGTCTGTTCGGGACGTTCCTGTGTAACAGCgggaaggagagagaggacagaCACATTCAGGAAAGAACCTGCTCCGTTTGGTCCCTCCTCAGAGCAGCCAACCGCTCCTTCAGAAACATGCTGTACTCCTCTCATTCAGAGACC GTGCTTCATCCTGTGTGTCACGTACGCAATCTCATGTTGTGGACAGCAGTTTACCTTCCCAGCTCTTCACCCACGACCCCTTCAGATGACTCCTGTGCCCCCTACCCAGCACCTGGTGCCAACCCTGAGGACCAGCCCCTCGGCAG GCGTCCTAAAACCCGCTCGTTCGATAACCTGCCCAGCGCTTGTGAAGTGGGAAACCCGCTGACCTCCAATCGACGTTCCAGCGACCCCAGTTTGAATGAGAAATGGCAGGACCATCGCAGGTCTCTGGAGCTCAACATCGGGACAGGAGCTGACGGTGCTACATCTCCAGACTCAGATGAGAGGGTCAACGGACAAACTGTGGTGGGGCTTATGGGAACATTGCCCAATGGGGGCACAGAGAATGGGGACAGGCTCGGGGATGTCAGGTTGCCAGTGGTGGACGGCGTCGGCGAGGCAGAGCTAACAGTTGGTGTGGCTGCGGGCCAAATGGAGAACATTCTCCAGGAAGCTACAAAAGACGAATCGCCACCAGAAAGCCACAGAGACACAAAGGCAGACCACACTAACAAAACCTCCGCTCTAAACGGAGAGAGTAATGATGGTGCATGTCCACAAGAGGGCAGTGTTGAGGCACAACTAACTGCTGATGCTCAGGAGAGCAGAGCTAAACGCCTTGGAGATGCAAATGtcagtggacatttttcagaaGACGGTATTCCTTCTGAAGCATCATCTGCTCTCGGCCAGGAAAACTCGGGAAGCCCAGACTTAGAAGAAGTAGTCGAGAAACATGCGATACCAGAATACAATCCTTCTCGTAACACGAATAATATCCCTCCCAATGGCCTCAGGACTGTGAGTAACAGCCATGGGCGAGAAACCATTGAGCGGGAGAAACGTCTTTCTCTTTTGGAGAGCTCCACAGAGACGCTTACGGAGGACTTGGGCGTTCGGCCTGAGAGTCTGGGACCTTTAAGCATTCCACCTCCTCTTAAAACCCTTGCTGAATCATCGTGCCTCAAACAGGGTCTTCATGCCGACCCCAGGACTTTAAACAACACCCTCAAATGTCCATCTGCCAGTGCCTTTCCTCCCATCACTGATGTCCTCGATCCGGTGTGCAACGGAGACTCCCCCGACCCTGAGCCCTCCACACCACAATGGGTGCCACGCACGAACGGGGAACGGGCAACGCTCAGCCGCCAGGTGTCTCTCGCCAGCTGTGGCTCGCTGACCCTCCAAGCACGGGGCGCCTGCTCCCACCATCGCTGCCTGCACTTAGGGTTTCTGGGTCGGCCGAGCTTCAGTCCCCCAGAACCCCCTTCGGCCCGGAGCCATCTGGACGATGACGGGTTGACCCTGCACACAGACGCAGTGCAGCAGCGGCTGCGGCAGATCGAAGCCGGTCACCAGCTGGAGGTGGAAGCTCTGAAGAGACAGGTACAGGAGCTCTGGAGCCGTCTGGAGAGCCACCAGGCCGCTGGGATGCTGCGACTCAACGGAGACATGGGTGATGAAGTG ACCTCAATCACAGACTCTGACTTCAACCTGGAGCACAACTGTCTGTCCCGCTGCAGCACTGAACTCTTCTCTGAGGCCAGCTGGGAGCAGGTGGACAAGCAGGACACTGAG GTGACCCGGTGGTACCCGGATCATCTGGCCGCTCAGTGCTACGGCTGTGAGAGAGGATTCTGGCTGGCCACTAGAAGACATCACTGCAG GAATTGTGGGAATGTGTTCTGTGGCAGCTGTTGCGATCAGAAGATCCCGGTGCCAAGCCAGCAGTTGTTTGAGCCCAGTCGCGTGTGCAAGTGGTGTTTCAGCAGCCTGCAGCCTCCCGCTCCGCCTCTGAGCACCGAGCTGGACAAACCCATCACCGCCAGCTCCAACTGA